The nucleotide window TAGCGGAGATGAAGAACGCGGAAGGAGCGGCCCCTCCTTCCGCGTTCCCGAACCTCGCTGACGGCTGGGCACCCGGTTTCCCGTGGCGCCGCGCCGAAACTCCATGCGTGATTCATGCCAAACACGCATTTTACGTCTTTTCAGGGGTTTGAGTCCGGAAGGGGCCTCCAGAGGCCCGAAACCGCGTCCAACTGGTACGCAGCCGCGTCCCAACGCGACGCAGGTGAGACTTGTGAGGGGGGCTCGCTATGCTCGACACCCCTTATGACGGAGTTTTCTCGGCTTCCCGCGCTGCCTGGGGTGGGAGCGACCATCGGCCCGTACGAGCTGCTCGAGGTGCTCGGGCAGGGGGGCATGGGCGTCGTCTACCGGGGGCAGCATCCGGAGACGGGCGAGGCGGTGGCGGTGAAGACGGTGCGCGCGGCCTCGGAGGTTCCGCTGGCCAGCATCCGTCGGGAAATCCATGCGTTGCGCCGGCTCCGGCACCCGGGCGTGGTGCGAATCGTCGCGGAGGGCGTGACGCGGGGGCTGCCCTGGTACGCCATGGAGCTGCTCCGGGGACAGACGCTGCGGCTGGCCACGCCCGCGCCGGGGACGGGCCCGCTGGACGGCGAGCGGCTGAGGACGACGCTCAATCTGACCCGGCGGCTGTGCTCGGCGCTGGCGTTCCTGCACGGCAACGGGCTGGTGCACCGGGATCTCAAACCGGAGAACGTCTTCCTGCGTCCGGATGGGACGCCGGTGCTGGTGGACTTCGGCATCGCCGCGCGCTTCGGCGGCTCACGCGGGCGCGAGACGCTGGACGTGAGCGGCGTGGTGGTGGGCAGCGACACGTACATGGCGCCGGAGCAACTCCGGGGCGACTACGTGGACGCGCGCGCGGACCTCTATGCCCTGGGCTGCATCCTCTACGAGCAGCTCACGGGACGGCCACCCTTCGTCCCCGGCCGCGAGGGACCGCTGCCCCATCAGCACCTGCACCTGGCGCCCGTGCCGCCGGGACTGCGCGTGGAGAGCGTGCCCGCGGCGCTGGATGCGTTGGTGTTGAAGCTGCTCGCCAAGCGCCCCCAGGAGCGGCCGGGATACGCGCAGGACGTGTCGTCCGCGCTCGAGGCCCTGGGCGCGGAGCACGGTGAGGAGGGCGCCGCCGCGGTGCCCCGGACGCCCGCCTATCTGTATCGGCCGGACCTGTCGGGACGCGGCGGTGAGCTGGGCCGGCTGATGGCGGCGCTCGACGCGGCGGCGCGCGGACAGGGCGGCCGGGTCTTCCTCGGCGGAGAGAGCGGCGCGGGCAAGACGCGGCTGGCGCTGGAGCTGGCGGCGGAGGCCGGCTGGCGGCGCATGGCGGTGGTGACGGGCGAGTGCGTGGCCATGGGCGAGGGCGGCACGGATTTGCACGCCGCGCCCCTCCAGCCCCTGCGTCCGCTGCTGCTCGCGGTGGCGGACCGCTGCAACGAGCGCGGCGCGGCCGAGGCGGCGCGGCTGCTCGGTCCGCGGGGCCGCGTCCTCGAGCCGTACGAGCCGTCCTTGTCGCAGCTGCCCGGTCAGCGCGAACTGCCCGAGCCCCCTGCCCTGCCCGCGCCCGAGGCGCGCCTGCGCGTGTTGTCCGCGCTGCGAGACACGCTGTGCGCGCTGGCGGAAGCCCAGCCGCTGCTGCTGGTGCTGGATGACCTGCAGTGGGCGGACGAGCTGACGCTGAGCTTCCTGTTGGAGCTGGACGCGCGGCACCTGGCGAAGCGGCCGGTGTTGCTCGTGGGCACCTACCGGATGGACCAGATGGGGCAGGCCCTGCGCGAGGTGGTGGGCGCGTCCGACGCGGTGCGCGTCGAGGTGGGCCGGCTGGACGCGAGGAGCGCGGGGCAGATGGTGCGCGGCATGCTCGCGCTGCGCGAGGTGCCCGAGCCCTTCGTCGACGCGCTGGTGCACGAGACGAGCGGCAACCCCTTCTTCATCGCGGAGTACCTGCGCGCCGCCATCGACGCGGGCCTGCTCTTCCGCGCGCCGTCCGGCGAATGGCTCTTCGGGGCGCAAGGCAGCGCCGGCGGCCGTCCCCTGCCCCTGCCCGGCAGCATCGCCGAGCTCATCGAGCGGCGCCTGTCGGACCTGGGCGAGCACGGGCGCGCGCTGGCGGAGGTCGCCTCGGTGCTGGGGCGCGAGCTGGATGAAGAGCTGCTCGTGTCCGCCGCCGCGCTGCCGGCGGGCGCGAGCGCGGAGGCCGTGGACGAGCTGCGGCGTCGGCAGGTGCTGGAGGAGTCCGACGGAGGCCGGCTGCGCTTCGTGCACGACAAGCTGCGCGAGGTGGCCTACGCGAGAATTCCGGACCCGCGCCGACGCGCGCTGCACCATCGCTGCGCGGAGCGACTGGAGACGCAAGGCGCGACGTCTCCCTCGGGCCTGACGCCGCTGGCCGCGGGGCTCGCCCACCACTGGTCCCGCGCGGGAGTGCCCGAGCGGGCCAGCGGCTGGTTCGCGCGGGCGGCGGACGCGGCGCGCGCGGCGTATGCCAACAACGACGCCATCTCCTTCTACGAGTCCGCGCTGCGCGAGGCCGCGGCGTCCTCGGGGAACGCGCATGCGTCCGGCCCGGACGCGTCCCAGGTGGCGCTGGATGTCGTCTGGGAATCGCTGGGCGAGGTGCTCGCGCTCACCGGACGACAGCAGGCCGCGCGTCAGGCCTTCCTCCATTCCCTGGCACGGATTGAGCAAACCCAGCGTGTCCGTCGCGCCAATGTGCTGCGGAAGGTGGGCAAGTCCTTGCAGACGCACCATCAGAACGAGGAAGCGCTGCGGGTGTATGCCCAGGCCCAGGCCGAGCTGGGACCCATGCCCGACAGCGTCTCCTCCGCGCCCGGGCAGGTGGAGGCCGCGTGGTGGCACGAGTGGGTGCAGCTCCAGGGTGAGCGCATCACCGTGCACTACTGGCTGGCCCAGCTCGACGAGATGCGGGCCCTGGTGGAGGGAGTGCGTCCGGTGATGCGGGCCCACGGCACGCCGCTGCAGCGCGCGCGGTTCTTCAACTCGCTGGTGCAGATGCAACTGCGCAGCGAACGCTATCGAGCATCGACGGAGACCGTGGCCCACGCCCGGGCCTACGCGGAAGCGGCGCTGGAGTCCGAGGGGGAAGCGGAGCACGCGGGAGCCCGGTGCGTGGTCGCCATGGTGTTGCTCTTCCATGGCGCGCTGGACGAGGCACAGAGCTGGATGGAGGAGTCCCTCCGCGGAGCCGAGCGGCAGGGAGACGTGACGCTGCAGACGCGCTGCCTCACCTACCTCACCGTCATCCTCCGCTTGAGGGAGCGGGTGGCGGAGGCGAGCGAGGCGACGGAGCGCACGGTGGAGCTGGCGACGCGCTCCGGCATGTCGGACTACCTGGGCGCGGCGCACGCCACCCGGGCCTGGGTGGCCTCGCGCGCCCAGGACCTCGTCTCGGCGAGACAGGCCGCCACCGAGTCGCTGCGGCTGTGGCAGGCGCTCTCGCTCGTGTACCCCTTCCAATGGCTCGCACGCTGGCCCCTGCTCGCCGTGGAGCTCTCGGAAGGAGCGCTGCCCCAGGCGTTGGAGCAGGCCCGGGCGATGCTCCAGGTCCACCAGCAGCGGCAGCCGGACGTGCTCACGCAGATGTTGACGCAAGCGTTGGCACAGGCGGACGCGGGCCGGATGGAAGAAGCGCGGACCACACTCATCCAGGCCTGTGAGTCGGCTCGGCGGCTCTGCTATCTGTAACCCGGTTGACCGCAGGTGCTTCCTTCCACCCGCCAGGGCCTCGGGGCCCGTGGCCTTGTTTCCGAGGTGCGCATGGCAGGCCCGTATGTGTATTTCTTCTTCAAGCCCGAGCGCGTCACGCTGCTGGAGGGCTTCTCCACCAAGGTCTCCGTGTGGGGCGTTCCGAAGAACAATCCCAGCGTGCCCGAGAACGTGACGCACCGGATGTACTGCTACGTCGAGAACGGCGACACCTCGATTCGCATCTACAAGTCGAGCAATTACCTCCAGGTCTCAGGGCTGCACTACAACACCAGTCCCGCCACTGTCACGGCGGTGCCCCTCAACGATGACCCCGAGTTCCCCCGAATCAAAACGCAGCTGAAGTGCACCGTGGAGCAGTCCGACGTGCTCATCTACGCGCCGGACGGGCACATCTACTGGATCAACCAAGAGCTGTGGCAGCAGGCCGAGAGGCTGTCGCTCACGGACCCAAGGCTGAGCAAGGATTTGCCGGTCCTGCTCAAGAACGAGACGGTGGTCGCCAACCTGCCCGTGCCGCAGGACACCTCGCTGCCCGTGAGCAGCGCCTCCGAGCGGATGGAGCCAGCCGCCGAGCCCATCACCTGCTTCCTGCTCAACCTCAACAGCATCCTCTTGAGCTACACCCCGGGCGCGAACCTCCAGCCCGGTGAGCAGGGCCCCGTCTACCGCCACCCCGACACCGAGCCTTGATGCGCCCCTTCTCCCTCGACACCGGTAGCGCGTCCCCTGGGACGTCCAAGCAGTTCCGCCAGGGGACCCACCGGGTGGCGACACCCGAGCAGACGCTGGAGCGCGTGCAACGGCTCATGCCCGTCATGGGCATCACCCGCGTCGCCAACGTCACGGGGTTGGATACGATTGGCCTCCCGGTGGTGATGGTGACGCGGCCCAACGCGCGCTCACTGGCGGTGTCGCAGGGAAAGGGCACGAGCCTCGCCGCGGCGAAGGCGTCCGGGCTGATGGAGTCGGTGGAGGCGCACCATGCCGAGCACATCACCCTGCCCCTGAAGTTGGCCACGTACAACGAGCTGCGCTTCCGCTCGCCCGTGGTCGACGTGGACAGGCTGCCTCGGCTGTCGGTGAGCCTGTTCCATCCCAACTGGCGCACGCTCTGGGTGGAGGGCGTGGACCTGCTGGGCGCGGGCCCGCTGTGGCTGCCCTTCGACCTGGTGCACACGGACTTCACGCTGCCCCTGCCCACGGGGAGCGGCGCGTTCCTCATGAGCAGCAATGGCCTGGCCTCCGGCAATCACGTGCTCGAGGCGATGTTGCATGGGTTGTGCGAAGTGGTGGAGCGCGACGCGACGGCGCTCTGGCATGTCCGAGGAGCTCAGGCCCAGGCCGCCACGCGACTGAAGCTGGACTCGGTGGACGACGCCGGGTGTCGCCAGGTGCTGGACCTCTACGAGCGCGCGGGCGTGGCCGTGGGCGTCTGGGAGACGACGAGCGACGTCGGCGTGCCCGCGTTCAGTTGCTACATCGTCGACCGGGAGCCGGAGCCGCTGCGCCCCGTCGCGGTGGCGGGTGGCATGGGCTGTCATCCCTCGCGAGCGGTGGCCTTGATGCGCGCCCTGACGGAGGCCGCGCAGAGCCGGCTCACGCGCATCAGCGGGGCGCGAGACGACCTGCACCGAAAGGCATACGAAGCCGCGCGCGAAGGCGTGGCGGCGGAGCGACTGCGCAAGCGGCTGGCCGAGGAGCCCGCGGTGCGGGAGTTCCACCAGGCGCCCCATCACGACGCGGACACGTTCGAGGAGGACCTCGCGTGGGTGCTCGCGAAGGTGCGCTCGGTGGGCGTGAGCCAGGTGGTGGCGGTGGACCTGACGAAGCCGGAGCTGGGATTGCCCGTCGTGCGGGTGGTGGTGCCGGGGCTGGAGACGACGCACGAGGCGCCCGGATATCAACCGGGGCCGAGGGCACAGCAGGTGATGCGCGGAGGCGCGCGATGAAGGTCTTCATCTTCACCGGCCCCACGCTGCGCGCCGAGGAGGCGAAACTGGAGCTCGACGCGGTGTACCTGCCTCCCGCGCAACAGGGCGATGTCTACCGCGCGGCGTGCGAGAAGCCGGTGGCGCTGGGCATCATCGACGGGTTCTTCGAGCACGTGCCCTCGGTCTGGCACAAGGAGATCCTCTGGGCGATGTCGGAGGGCATCCATGTCTTCGGGGCCTCGAGCATGGGGGCGCTGCGGGCCGCGGAGCTGGCCACCTTCGGCATGGAGGGCGTGGGCTCCGTCTTCGAGGACTTCCGTCAAGGCGTGCTGGAGGACGATGACGAGGTCGCGGTGACACACGCGAGCGCCGAGCATGGCTGGCGTCCCCTGTCCGAGGCGATGGTCAACGTCCGCGCGACCCTCGTTGCGGCACGCACGGCGGGAGTGGTGAGCGAGCCTGTTCGCGCATCGCTCGAGCAGCGCGCCAAGGCGCTCTTCTACGTGGAGCGTGCGTGGCCGAAGCTGCTGTCCGAGGCCCTGCGTGAGGGGCTCCCTCGCGCGGAGGTGGAGGCACTCGAAGCCTGGCTGCCAAAGGGACGCGTGGACGTGAAGCGCGCGGACGCGGTGGCGATGCTGCGCATGATTCGCTCGCGCGTGGAGGCGGGCCTTTCGCCCAAGGAGACCCGCTTCCCCTTCCAGCACACGGATGCGTGGGAAGAGGCGCGACGGCGCGCGGCGCGGCAGCCGCTTCGACAGACGGCACGCGCCCCGGATGGCGTGGGAATCGAAGCGCTCCTCGACGAGCTTCGCCTGCGCGGAGAGCTGAAGGAGGCGCGACGGGCGAGCATGGCACGAGCGCTCGCCGTGGAGGAGGCGCGACGACTGGGGCGCGTCCCGGATGAGAGGGAGCTGCACGCGACGAAGGAGGCGCTGAGCCACGAGCGGCACCTCACGCCGGAGTCCTTCGAGCGGTGGAAGACGGAGCAGCACGTGGACGACGTCGCCCGGCTGCTGCGGGACGAGTCCCATGTTCGCTGGGTGGAGGCCCTCATGGAGCCGGATGTCTTGCGGCACCTCGCCGACCACCTGCGGCTGACGGGCGAGTACGCCGCCTTGCTGGAGCGCGCGCGCGACAAGGAGCAGGTGCTCGACGCGGCGGGACTCTCGCTGCCCAAGCTGGAGGACGCGGGCATCACCGAGGGCGCGCTGTGGGCCTGGTACTTCGAGGAGAACCAGGGACGCATGGTGCCCGCGCAGTTGGAGCAGGCCGCGCGCGACGAGGGCTTCGCCGACGTGGCCTCCATGCGCAGGGCCGCGCTGCGCGAGCTTTGCTACGTCCTCACGAAGGCGGGCGCGGCGGCCTGAGGCTGCGACGACGGAGGGCGCCTCCTCGGCTTCAGCGGGGAGCCCCGCGGAGCGGACTGTCCGCTCCAGGGGTACCCCGCCCGCGCCGTTACTTCTTCGTCGAGACGGTGGCGCGCTTGCGACTCGCGGGCTTCTTCGTCTCCACCACCGAGGCCTCCGCGGGCACCGGCTGCAGGACGAAGACCCGGTCCAACCGTCGGCTGCCGCGCTCGACGGGCGCGCTCAGGTCGTAGTCGAAGTCATACGCCTCCACCACGCGCAGCCCCGCGTTGCGGAACAACCGGTTCGCCTGCGCTGCGTCGTACGTCCTGAAGAACCAGGTCGTCTCGATGAGCCAATCCTTTCCCGGCCCGGTGATTCGCAGCCGGTTGCGCATGGGCGAGCGGCGGGCGCGCCGGTCCGGCAGGCCTTCGTGCGTGTTGCAGACGACCTTGTCCTTGCCCACCTTCCCCAGCCAGCGCTCGTGCTCGGCCGAGGTCCGCGCGTAGTCGGTGAGGTGGAAGCCCAGCACGTAGAGCCCCTGGGGCTTGAGCAGCCGCCGCGTCCCCTTCAGGTGCGCCAGCGCCGCCGCCTCGCTGTCCAGGTAGCGGAAGGTGGAGACCAGGTTGTGCGCGACGTCCACCTTGCCCTCCAGCGAGGGCTCGAAGAACTCCTCCATGCGCGACACGGAGAGCTTCGCCTGACGGCGACGCGCGGGCGTCAGCCGCTTGCGCGCATGCGCGAGCATCGCCTCGGAGATGTCGTAACCGGTGACCTTCAATCCCCGACTCGTGGCCTCGGCCACCAGGCGACCGGCGCCGCACGCGGGCTCCAACCACTGCTTGCCCCCCGTGCCGTGCCGTTCGCTCAGCGCCTGGAGGAAGTCCACCTCGCGCACGGTGTCGGTGCCGAAGATGGCTTCGTAGTACTCGGGGTGCTCATACCAGTCGGTGCGTTTTTCCATGGGAGGCGTGCCCGCTCGGGCGCGCGCATCCTCCGGTCCTCCGGCTCGAAAGCCAAGTCAAAGCGTGCCTCGGCCTCACGCGGGCTCGTGCTCCGCTGACACCAGCGACGGGCGCTCCGACATCGCCTCGCGCAGGCGCCCCCCGAACATCCGGCGCAGGAGCACCATGCCCAGCGGCAGTGGCAGCCACAGCGTGTACCCGCGCAGCAACATCACCGCGGTGAGCCCCACCTCCACCGGCACGCCCAGCGACGACAGCGTGCCCACCGCGGTGGCCTCGAACGTGCCCACGCCTCCGGGGATGATGCTCAGGGTCATCACCAGCGTCGCCAGCATGAACGCGGAGAACACGGCGGCGAAGTCCACCGGGTGCCCCACCGCCTGGAACATGCATGACAACGTGAGCGCATCCAGCGCGAAGGTCGCGAGCTGGAACGCGCTCGCGCGGACCAACAGCCAGGTGTCTCGCACCAGCGCGGGCGACACCTGGGAGATGGACTCGAGCAGCGAGGTGAGCCCCGGGATGCGACGCGCCCAGCGCGGCGGCTGCCACCCACCATGCCGCGTCAGCCAGAGGATGCCGAACGGCACCGCGCAGGCGAGCACCGCGAAGGCCGTGGCCAGTCCGAGGATGGCCGCGTGCAGCGACGCGCGATACCAGAGGATGAAGATGGACACCGCCACGGCCACGGCGTGCGCCAGGTAGAAGGACACCATGTCGACCAGCAGCGCGCCCGTGGCCACCCGGGGCGGCGCGCCTTCCCGCTGGAGCCCCTTCATCACCACCACCGAGCCCCCGATGCCCGCGGTGGGCACCAGCTGGTCGAACGAGAGCTTCATCAAGGCCAGGCCCGCGGTGCGCAGCCAGGGCGCCTTCACGCCCTCTACCTCCAGCACCACCCGCCAGCATCCCGCCATCGTCAGGTACGAGAGGAACTGGAGCACCACGCCCACCAGCAGCCACTCCGGCCGCGCGCGCTGGAGCATCTGGGCGAACTGCTTCTCCTCCCCGAAGCGCAGCACCACGAACGCCGTGAAGGCGACGAGCAGCACCACGCCCGGCAACCAGCCCCACACGCTGTGTCGCCGAGAGCCGGGCTCCGACGGGTCGCGCGCGGAGCCGTCATCCGGCATGGAAGCGTCCTCGTGCATGGGCGCGCACCGGCCCGCCCTAGTGAGCGGAGGCCTCCGACGCGTCTCCCCGGCGGGCCTCCGCGGCCGTCAGCAGCCTCGCGGCCATGCGCATGAAGTCCGCCTCGGTGATGATGCCCACCAGCCTGCGCTCGCGGTCCACCACGGGCAGACAGCCGAAGCGATGGTCCAGGAGCTTGTAGATGGCCTCTCGCACCGGCAGGTCCGGCCGCACCATCTCCACGTCTCGTGACATGAGGCGGGTGACGGAGATGGGCTCGTGGCCGGGCGCCGCGAGCTGACGCGACAGCGCGCGGAGGAGGTCGCGATGGCTCACCATCCCCACCAGCCGGCCGTCGCGCACCACGGGCAGGTGGCGGATGTGATGGAGCTTCAACAAGTCGTCCACACGGACCAGGTCATCGGTCTCGTCCAGCGTGACGACATCCCGGGTCATCAGGTCGCCCACGGTGAGCATGACGTGTCCGCCTCCTCGTCGGGCCACGAGCCCCGCGCACCTCGCGCCGCTCGGGCCGACTCTTCCCGAGGGTGCGTCCTCGCCCCCGTTCGCGCAGCGACAGGGCGGGCAGACGGACAGGGGGCCGGCGCTGTCTCACGCCCGGGTCGGACGCTCGACACCGAAAGTGTCAATCACGAGCGCCCGGCAGGCTGCTCGGTCGTCGTCGAGCCAAAGCCTCTCCCCTTGAATTCACAGCCACCCTGACGCGTCACCAGGACAGTGGAACAGCGGCAAGGCCGCCTCTGCTGGAGACACTCGCAATGGCTCTCATCCTTCTCGTCGACGATGACTCCACCCTTCTCGAGATCTACACCGAGGCCCTCCGGGGTGAGGGCTGGGAGGTGGCCTCGGCCCGCGACGGTGAGATGGCCCTCGCGCTCGCGCAGGCACTCCCCCCGGACCTCATCCTCACCGACGTGTCGATGCCGGGGATGAACGGCCTGGAGCTGTGCCGGCACCTGCGCGCCGATGAGACGCTGCGCCACGTCCCGCGCATCGTCCACAGCAGCATGGAGCGGCTCGCGAGCCTCTCGGGCGACGTCTTCCTGAGGAAGTCCGGGGACCTGACCGAGCTGCTCGCCTGCATCACCCGGTGCCTGTCGCAAAGCTCGCTCGTCCCCACGATGCCGGCGGCGGCGGCGTGAGCCTCCACTCCGCCGCGAAGACCCCCTCGGGCCTCCTCGACGACAGGGAGGCTCGAGGACCTCAGTGCGCCGGGTGGCCCACCAGCCGCGCCAGCGCGAACATGAGCGCCAGGCCCACGAAGAGCGCCAACACGTTGCGGCCCGGCTGGTCCTTGCCGTGGCGGTGCACGTGCGGCAGCAGGTCCGACACGGCGATGTACAGGAACGTGCCCGCGGAGAACGCGAGCGCCTTGGGCGCCATGCTCTCGAAGCGCAGCACCGCGTCGAAGCCGAAGTAGATGAGCGCGCCCGCGGGCACCATCAGCCCGTACAGCGTGGAGAGCAGGAGGATGGACCCCTTCGAGCGACCCTCCGTCTTCAGGATGGACGCGAGCGACAGCGCCGAGGGCACCTTGTGCGCGACAATGGCGATGAGCGCCATCAACCCGACGCCCTCCTCCACCGCCGAGCCCAGCGCGATTCCGTCGAACAGCGTGTGCGTGGACAGGCCGAGGAACGCCGTGAGCCCCAGCACCTGGCCGGGCTCCGTGTGACGGCCGTGGCCGGACATGTGGTCGCCGGGCAGGTCCTCCCCCGCGTGCGCCACCAGGTAGCGCTCCAGCACCAACAAGAAGACGAAGCCCCCGGGCACCAGCGCGAAGGCCCACCAGCCTCCGCCCTCGTACGCCTCCGGGAGCATGTGGAAGAACGCCGCGCCCAACATCACTCCGGCGGCGAAGGCCAGGAAGCGGACCAACTGCGTCTGCTTCTGGTTCCACAGCACCACCAGCGCGCCCAACAGCGCGCCGATGACGACGATGAGTGAGTA belongs to Myxococcus fulvus and includes:
- a CDS encoding YcaO-like family protein; amino-acid sequence: MRPFSLDTGSASPGTSKQFRQGTHRVATPEQTLERVQRLMPVMGITRVANVTGLDTIGLPVVMVTRPNARSLAVSQGKGTSLAAAKASGLMESVEAHHAEHITLPLKLATYNELRFRSPVVDVDRLPRLSVSLFHPNWRTLWVEGVDLLGAGPLWLPFDLVHTDFTLPLPTGSGAFLMSSNGLASGNHVLEAMLHGLCEVVERDATALWHVRGAQAQAATRLKLDSVDDAGCRQVLDLYERAGVAVGVWETTSDVGVPAFSCYIVDREPEPLRPVAVAGGMGCHPSRAVALMRALTEAAQSRLTRISGARDDLHRKAYEAAREGVAAERLRKRLAEEPAVREFHQAPHHDADTFEEDLAWVLAKVRSVGVSQVVAVDLTKPELGLPVVRVVVPGLETTHEAPGYQPGPRAQQVMRGGAR
- a CDS encoding TfuA-like protein, with product MKVFIFTGPTLRAEEAKLELDAVYLPPAQQGDVYRAACEKPVALGIIDGFFEHVPSVWHKEILWAMSEGIHVFGASSMGALRAAELATFGMEGVGSVFEDFRQGVLEDDDEVAVTHASAEHGWRPLSEAMVNVRATLVAARTAGVVSEPVRASLEQRAKALFYVERAWPKLLSEALREGLPRAEVEALEAWLPKGRVDVKRADAVAMLRMIRSRVEAGLSPKETRFPFQHTDAWEEARRRAARQPLRQTARAPDGVGIEALLDELRLRGELKEARRASMARALAVEEARRLGRVPDERELHATKEALSHERHLTPESFERWKTEQHVDDVARLLRDESHVRWVEALMEPDVLRHLADHLRLTGEYAALLERARDKEQVLDAAGLSLPKLEDAGITEGALWAWYFEENQGRMVPAQLEQAARDEGFADVASMRRAALRELCYVLTKAGAAA
- a CDS encoding response regulator; translation: MALILLVDDDSTLLEIYTEALRGEGWEVASARDGEMALALAQALPPDLILTDVSMPGMNGLELCRHLRADETLRHVPRIVHSSMERLASLSGDVFLRKSGDLTELLACITRCLSQSSLVPTMPAAAA
- a CDS encoding serine/threonine-protein kinase PknK — translated: MTEFSRLPALPGVGATIGPYELLEVLGQGGMGVVYRGQHPETGEAVAVKTVRAASEVPLASIRREIHALRRLRHPGVVRIVAEGVTRGLPWYAMELLRGQTLRLATPAPGTGPLDGERLRTTLNLTRRLCSALAFLHGNGLVHRDLKPENVFLRPDGTPVLVDFGIAARFGGSRGRETLDVSGVVVGSDTYMAPEQLRGDYVDARADLYALGCILYEQLTGRPPFVPGREGPLPHQHLHLAPVPPGLRVESVPAALDALVLKLLAKRPQERPGYAQDVSSALEALGAEHGEEGAAAVPRTPAYLYRPDLSGRGGELGRLMAALDAAARGQGGRVFLGGESGAGKTRLALELAAEAGWRRMAVVTGECVAMGEGGTDLHAAPLQPLRPLLLAVADRCNERGAAEAARLLGPRGRVLEPYEPSLSQLPGQRELPEPPALPAPEARLRVLSALRDTLCALAEAQPLLLVLDDLQWADELTLSFLLELDARHLAKRPVLLVGTYRMDQMGQALREVVGASDAVRVEVGRLDARSAGQMVRGMLALREVPEPFVDALVHETSGNPFFIAEYLRAAIDAGLLFRAPSGEWLFGAQGSAGGRPLPLPGSIAELIERRLSDLGEHGRALAEVASVLGRELDEELLVSAAALPAGASAEAVDELRRRQVLEESDGGRLRFVHDKLREVAYARIPDPRRRALHHRCAERLETQGATSPSGLTPLAAGLAHHWSRAGVPERASGWFARAADAARAAYANNDAISFYESALREAAASSGNAHASGPDASQVALDVVWESLGEVLALTGRQQAARQAFLHSLARIEQTQRVRRANVLRKVGKSLQTHHQNEEALRVYAQAQAELGPMPDSVSSAPGQVEAAWWHEWVQLQGERITVHYWLAQLDEMRALVEGVRPVMRAHGTPLQRARFFNSLVQMQLRSERYRASTETVAHARAYAEAALESEGEAEHAGARCVVAMVLLFHGALDEAQSWMEESLRGAERQGDVTLQTRCLTYLTVILRLRERVAEASEATERTVELATRSGMSDYLGAAHATRAWVASRAQDLVSARQAATESLRLWQALSLVYPFQWLARWPLLAVELSEGALPQALEQARAMLQVHQQRQPDVLTQMLTQALAQADAGRMEEARTTLIQACESARRLCYL
- a CDS encoding lysylphosphatidylglycerol synthase transmembrane domain-containing protein gives rise to the protein MHEDASMPDDGSARDPSEPGSRRHSVWGWLPGVVLLVAFTAFVVLRFGEEKQFAQMLQRARPEWLLVGVVLQFLSYLTMAGCWRVVLEVEGVKAPWLRTAGLALMKLSFDQLVPTAGIGGSVVVMKGLQREGAPPRVATGALLVDMVSFYLAHAVAVAVSIFILWYRASLHAAILGLATAFAVLACAVPFGILWLTRHGGWQPPRWARRIPGLTSLLESISQVSPALVRDTWLLVRASAFQLATFALDALTLSCMFQAVGHPVDFAAVFSAFMLATLVMTLSIIPGGVGTFEATAVGTLSSLGVPVEVGLTAVMLLRGYTLWLPLPLGMVLLRRMFGGRLREAMSERPSLVSAEHEPA
- a CDS encoding class I SAM-dependent methyltransferase, with translation MEKRTDWYEHPEYYEAIFGTDTVREVDFLQALSERHGTGGKQWLEPACGAGRLVAEATSRGLKVTGYDISEAMLAHARKRLTPARRRQAKLSVSRMEEFFEPSLEGKVDVAHNLVSTFRYLDSEAAALAHLKGTRRLLKPQGLYVLGFHLTDYARTSAEHERWLGKVGKDKVVCNTHEGLPDRRARRSPMRNRLRITGPGKDWLIETTWFFRTYDAAQANRLFRNAGLRVVEAYDFDYDLSAPVERGSRRLDRVFVLQPVPAEASVVETKKPASRKRATVSTKK
- a CDS encoding CBS domain-containing protein, which translates into the protein MLTVGDLMTRDVVTLDETDDLVRVDDLLKLHHIRHLPVVRDGRLVGMVSHRDLLRALSRQLAAPGHEPISVTRLMSRDVEMVRPDLPVREAIYKLLDHRFGCLPVVDRERRLVGIITEADFMRMAARLLTAAEARRGDASEASAH
- a CDS encoding ZIP family metal transporter; amino-acid sequence: MSVLATVALYSLIVVIGALLGALVVLWNQKQTQLVRFLAFAAGVMLGAAFFHMLPEAYEGGGWWAFALVPGGFVFLLVLERYLVAHAGEDLPGDHMSGHGRHTEPGQVLGLTAFLGLSTHTLFDGIALGSAVEEGVGLMALIAIVAHKVPSALSLASILKTEGRSKGSILLLSTLYGLMVPAGALIYFGFDAVLRFESMAPKALAFSAGTFLYIAVSDLLPHVHRHGKDQPGRNVLALFVGLALMFALARLVGHPAH